A DNA window from Phoenix dactylifera cultivar Barhee BC4 chromosome 13, palm_55x_up_171113_PBpolish2nd_filt_p, whole genome shotgun sequence contains the following coding sequences:
- the LOC103711717 gene encoding serine/threonine-protein kinase RUNKEL — MNNYHVYEAIGRGKHSVAYKGRKKKTIEYYAVKSVEKSQRSKVLQEVRMLHSLDHPNVLKFYSWYETSAHLWLVLEYCVGGDLMTLLKQDSRFPEDSVHDLACDLVKALQFLHSKGIIYCDVKPSNILLDEYGRMKLCDFGLARRLSDIEKSSVAMLPQSKRGTPCYMAPELFQDGGVHSYASDFWALGCVLYECYAGRPPFVGNEFTQLVKSIISDPTPPLPDNPSKSFENLIKCLLIKDPAERLQWPELCEHSFWRTKFTSVPLPSQPAFSNMLQLSSKPYLSERNGDRPSQQRTPPKRRESNTNGVLKHDENSTKGNGVFETPAKNAHGGRKITKASRRVDAAKGVNLLRLSRMAKLNLQRENEKENYRRPLPETCENEAEVKIENNDMELDFSENPEDDTPDESDASENPACTPTEKLRTQNADERVEEVEQKMSQLLDDLPDNIIVGSDDLKKVEQDACSEPLEVVATPPSANLRKAQRVKVASGSAPDSEASRSSNDLSEVFWHPSDLSVKPVMPSRKGDKALDGIPSLPFEAVPAADYVKLPPEQMNALNSRIIHSLSGSSQVSEKQNAVRYLEILSGNTDAANIITNGPVMSLLVKMLRLSKLPALRVQIASVMGLLIRHSTFIEADLANSGIVNVLTDGLRDKHDKIRRFSMAALGELLFYISTQADNNAKDSNTLESPSKDNRSTSSWQVPNSVITLVSSILRRGEDDVAQLYALRTIENICSQGGDWTSRFVSQDVIGNLCYIYKATGKQESTRLIAGSCLVRLARFSPQCIQLVFERLSFKDTASALIKGNPREQQISLNLLNMSILSSHSLTNMGRHLLSLMEEKHLVPGLVSLIEQGSEILRGKALIFGALLCKNSRRWLPHFFCNAKVLSAVDRLGKEKGGFIQKCVLASVQVVANTVPSILETVSGDIQQMMGGKRHGPIAALTGRGSTKNSAHLFPVILHLLGSSSFKHKVVSSHVLLQLANIIKLLEAPFQGRDDFQITLLRVLESVTEEPYVILDDPKVFTSRILRSLAIMYKGNKDGDARFLCLKILFDVMVVIFSDTTVTDHEHIVEDLRSISRIYFLPLYPTLIEDEDPIPMYAQKLLVMLIEFSYVKVSDILHLKTVSQCFEFLLGDLSNANVNNVKLCLALASAPEMETKILSHLRVVRKIGNLLEFVNAKEMEDFLEPTLGLCKAFILRGIGSNKAIALCKEPALLGNNAFDMSIAVDQQHCIKDVSDFASNIGVFLDLIANSDAQIMDLASECVVLLLKASPREATMGLLTNLPKICSLLESLHYDSSVLQLLRLLYGLAFSCRQYLSQAMILSISIPAVMRMEAIVLKLKSSSIHGVAEAALNLGLELQRLPRCV; from the exons ATGAACAACTACCACGTCTACGAGGCGATCGGCCGCGGAAAGCACTCG GTGGCTTataaagggaggaagaagaagacgattGAGTACTATGCCGTCAAGAGCGTGGAGAAGTCCCAGAGATCGAAGGTCCTTCAAGAA GTTCGGATGCTTCACTCTCTAGATCATCCAAACGTGCTGAAATTTTATTCTTG GTATGAGACCTCTGCCCACTTATGGCTGGTCTTGGAATATTGTGTTGGTGGAGACCTCATGACTTTATTGAAGCAG GATAGCCGATTTCCTGAAGATTCTGTACATGACTTGGCGTGTGACCTTGTCAAAGCTCTTCA GTTCTTGCATTCGAAAGGGATCATTTATTGTGATGTTAAGCCATCAAACATCTTACTAGATGAGTATGGACGTATGAAG CTTTGTGATTTTGGATTAGCAAGGCGATTAAGTGACATAGAGAAGAGCTCTGTTGCCATG TTGCCTCAGTCAAAGCGAGGAACACCATGCTATATGGCTCCTGAGCTGTTTCAGGATGGCGGAGTCCACTCTTATGCTTCTGATTTTTGGGCTCTGGGTTGTGTCTTATATGAATGCTATGCTGGCAGGCCACCTTTTGTAGGAAATGAATTTACCCAATTGGTGAAATCTATAATTTCAGATCCTACACCACCCCTCCCTGATAACCCTTCCAAATCTTTTGAAAATCTTATTAAATGCCTCCTAATAAAAGATCCAGCTGAAAGGTTACAGTGGCCTGAACTTTGTGAGCATAGTTTTTGGAGAACGAAGTTCACTTCAGTGCCACTTCCTTCTCAGCCAGCTTTTAGTAACatgcttcaactttcttctaaACCATACCTCTCAGAGCGAAACGGTGATAGACCTTCCCAACAGAGAACTCCTCCCAAACGCCGTGAAAGTAATACAAATGGAGTTTTGAAGCATGACGAAAATTCTACTAAAGGGAATGGGGTTTTCGAGACACCAGCCAAGAATGCACATGGTGGCAGAAAAATTACAAAAGCTTCTCGGAGAGTCGATGCTGCAAAAGGTGTAAATCTTCTTAGGCTGTCAAGGATGGCTAAGTTGAATTTGCAGAGAGAGAATGAGAAGGAAAACTACAGGCGACCGCTGCCCGAGACATGTGAGAATGAAGCTGAAGTGAAAATTGAAAACAATGACATGGAACTAGATTTTAGTGAGAATCCTGAAGATGATACACCTGATGAATCTGATGCATCTGAGAATCCTGCTTGTACACCTACAGAGAAACTGCGAACTCAAAATGCTGATGAAAGAGTTGAAGAGGTAGAGCAAAAAATGAGTCAACTGCTGGATgatcttcctgacaatattattgTTGGGTCTGATGACCTGAAGAAAGTTGAGCAGGATGCATGCTCAGAACCGCTTGAAGTGGTTGCTACCCCACCCAGTGCCAACCTTAGGAAAGCTCAACGTGTGAAAGTGGCTTCTGGGAGTGCCCCTGATTCAGAGGCATCTAGGTCATCCAATGATTTATCAGAAGTGTTTTGGCATCCATCAGATCTCTCAGTCAAACCTGTAATGCCCAGTAGAAAAGGTGATAAAGCTTTGGATGGTATCCCCTCCTTGCCATTTGAAGCTGTTCCTGCTGCAGATTATGTTAAGTTGCCTCCGGAGCAAATGAATGCACTTAACTCTCGCATAATTCATAGTTTGAGTGGAAGCTCTCAGGTTTCAGAGAAACAGAATGCCGTCAGATACTTAGAAATTTTAAGCGGAAACACTGATGCTGCGAATATCATAACCAATGGGCCAGTGATGTCGTTGCTTGTAAAAATGCTACGGCTTTCAAAGTTACCTGCATTGCGTGTTCAGATTGCTTCAGTGATGGGTTTGTTGATTCGCCATTCCACTTTTATTGAAGCTGATCTTGCCAATTCTGGAATTGTAAATGTATTAACAGATGGCTTAAGGGACAAACATGACAAAATAAGGAGGTTCTCCATGGCTGCTTTAGGGGAACTGCTTTTTTACATATCTACTCAGGCTGATAATAATGCGAAAGATAGCAATACCCTTGAATCTCCGTCGAAGGACAACCGGTCTACATCCAGTTGGCAG GTCCCAAATTCTGTGATTACTTTGGTTTCATCAATTTTGCGCAGAGGAGAAGATGATGTTGCCCAGTTGTATGCTTTAAGAACAATTGAGAACATATGTAGTCAAGGAGGGGACTGGACATCACGTTTTGTTAGCCAGGATGTGATTGGAAATCTCTGTTATATATATAAAGCAACAGGGAAACAGGAGAGCACAAGGCTTATTGCTGGATCTTGTTTAGTCCGTCTAGCTCGATTCAGCCCACAGTGCATACAGTTAGTGTTTGAGAGGTTGTCATTTAAGGACACTGCATCTGCGCTCATCAAGGGCAACCCACGTGAGCAGCAGATTAGCTTAAATCTACTTAACATGTCAATTCTAAGCAGCCATTCGTTAACaaacatgggccgtcatctacTATCATTAATGGAAGAAAAGCACTTGGTCCCAGGTCTTGTATCACTTATTGAGCAGGGAAGTGAAATTTTACGTGGGAAAGCACTTATCTTTGGGGCACTTCTATGTAAGAACAGCCGTAGATGGCTTCCCCATTTCTTTTGCAATGCTAAGGTACTATCTGCGGTTGATAGGTTGGGGAAGGAGAAGGGCGGGTTCATTCAGAAATGTGTCTTGGCTTCTGTGCAAGTAGTTGCCAATACTGTACCATCTATTCTTGAAACTGTTTCTGGAGACATACAACAGATGATGGGAGGTAAACGCCATGGACCGATTGCTGCTCTCACTGGACGTGGTAGCACAAAGAACAGTGCTCATCTATTTCCGGTTATTCTTCATCTTCTCGGAAGCTCTTCTTTCAAGCATAAGGTGGTGAGCAGTCATGTCTTGCTCCAGTTGGCAAATATCATCAAACTTTTAGAGGCACCTTTTCAG GGAAGAGATGATTTCCAAATTACGTTGCTTCGAGTGCTTGAATCAGTCACAGAGGAGCCTTATGTTATTCTTGATGATCCTAAGGTATTTACTAGTCGAATTCTTCGAAGCCTAGCAATTATGTACAAGGGCAATAAAGATGGAGATGCCAGATTCTTAtgtttgaaaatattatttgatgtGATGGTTGTGATCTTCAGTGATACTACAGTAACTGATCATGAGCATATAGTGGAGGATCTGAGGTCAATATCACGAATCTACTTTCTTCCTCTTTACCCAACACTGATTGAAGATGAAGATCCCATTCCAATGTATGCTCAGAAGCTGTTAGTCATGCTCATTGAATTTAGTTATGTTAAAGTCTCAGATATTCTGCATTTGAAAACAGTATCGCAGTGCTTTGAGTTCTTGCTTGGTGATCTTTCTAATGCAAATGTGAACAATGTGAAGCTCTGTCTGGCTCTAGCATCTGCTCCTGAAATGGAGACTAAAATTCTATCTCATCTGCGAGTGGTCAGAAAAATTGGAAATCTTCTTGAGTTTGTGAATGCAAAGGAAATGGAGGATTTTCTTGAACCCACCTTGGGTCTTTGCAAGGCATTCATTTTACGTGGCATTGGTAGCAATAAGGCCATAGCTCTTTGTAAAGAACCAGCTCTCTTAGGCAACAATGCCTTTGACATGAGTATTGCTGTTGATCAGCAGCACTGCATCAAGGATGTCAGTGACTTTGCTAGCAACATTGGTGTGTTTCTAGATTTAATTGCGAATTCTGATGCACAAATTATGGATTTGGCATCAGAGTGCGTGGTTTTGCTACTCAAGGCATCCCCTAGAGAAGCCACAATGGGCCTTTTAACAAACCTTCCCAAAATCTGCAGTCTTCTGGAATCATTGCACTATGATTCCTCTGTCTTGCAGTTGCTGCGTCTTCTGTACGGTCTTGCCTTTTCTTGTAGACAATACCTGTCTCAGGCAATGATTCTGTCAATATCTATTCCAGCAGTCATGCGAATGGAAGCTATTGTCTTGAAACTCAAGAGCTCCAGTATTCATGGTGTTGCAGAGGCTGCTTTAAATTTAGGCTTAGAGTTGCAAAGACTGCCTCGGTGTGTTTGA
- the LOC103711716 gene encoding superoxide dismutase [Cu-Zn], which produces MVKAVAVLGGSEGVKGTVYFTQEGDGPTTVTGSLSGLQPGLHGFHVHALGDTTNGCMSTGPHFNPAGKEHGAPEDEIRHAGDLGNVIAGDDGTVSFTITDSQIPLSGPNSIIGRAVVVHGDPDDLGKGGHELSKSTGNAGGRVACGIIGLQA; this is translated from the exons ATGGTGAAGGCCGTAGCCGTACTTGGTGGCAGTGAGGGTGTCAAGGGCACTGTTTACTTCACCCAAGAAGGAGATG GTCCAACCACAGTGACTGGAAGCCTCTCTGGCCTCCAACCTGGGCTTCATGGCTTTCATGTTCATGCCCTTGGCGACACTACAAATGGCTGCATGTCCACTG GACCACATTTCAATCCTGCTGGAAAAGAACATGGGGCACCTGAAGATGAGATCCGCCATGCTGGTGATCTGGGAAATGTGATTGCTGGCGATGATg GTACTGTTAGTTTTACCATTACTGACAGCCAG ATTCCGCTCTCCGggccaaattcaattattggAAGGGCTGTAGTGGTCCATGGTGATCCTGATGATCTTGGAAAGG GTGGACACGAGCTTAGCAAGAGTACTGGAAATGCTGGTGGAAGAGTTGCTTGTG GCATTATTGGACTGCAGGCGTAA